In the genome of Harmonia axyridis chromosome 4, icHarAxyr1.1, whole genome shotgun sequence, the window ACACTAATGAGCACATAGGGATAATAGACCAGAATTTcttaaaaatgtttcgaatgtcACAACTCGCTGTTGAATATCTCCTTTTTTGCAAGAAATATTTAGATCACTCTGTCATTTtgataaaagaagaaattaaagATATAAAAATGGTAAGCATCCCAAGATCTgctattttatgaaattatcgagatcagaaattaatcattatttataggaaaatgaagaattgaGGATTTTCAACAATGAACTGAAAAAACACACAGACACATTATTAGCAAAACTAAAGAAGAGGgagctagctacaacttttaaatGCAATAAGTGCTTGAAAGcattttcaactgaagaatatttAACTGCACATATTGATCGTCGTCAtactaataaaaataatgaaagttTTGAGTTGGGTATTGAAACCGAGATAaaggaaataaaagaaaaattgaataatactGAAAAACTCATTAAAAACGAGGAATTGAATCCGAAATTAGAAGAcacattgaataaaaattactcTAAAGTAAGTGAATTACTACTAAAATTTGAATCCTTAAGGAGCCAAGTAGAGAACGATTTTAAAATGTTGCACAATCAAAaagattttgaagaaaaatatctgAAAGTTTTCCAAAGTGCCCTTGAAAATGTGAAAACCCAGATCAATAACGAATTGAGTCTTCAAAGCTCTCCTTATAGATTTCATGATAAGAGAAATAGTATAACACAAACAGATTTAGATGAAATAAACACATctgaaaaaattgttcaagcaGATGAGATTTCAGAAACAATGGAAAGAACAGGGAAAACACAGTTATACgaacaaaaatttgagaaacttgaagttcaaatGAAAAGTGCCTGTGAGAATATTTCTAACACTGTAGGTTTAGTACTTCATAAAATATTTCCTGGGGGTTTGCTGAAAAAGTAGCTATTaaaaagtattttttgaaattcagttaCTTTATTAGTCatgtaaaaaatgttaaaaaattaaTTGTGTTTGATTTCAGATGGGATCCTCTCTGAAAAATATAGAGATACAAATGCAAGCATTGTGGGACAAGTTGCAGGGTTTAGAATCTAAGAAGTTAACTCAAGATCTTCCAGATGTGAATGAAACAAAGGATAGTCAAGTTGAAAAGGAATTGAGAAAACCTACACCTAAATTGAGAAAAAGACCAAGTAGAAGCATATCTAATAAATCTTCAGAACAAATGCTGATGCCCAAAGAAATCAAATCAGAAAGACCTTCTTCCGATACTAGACATAATATTCTTGACGATATCGAAGACAAAGAGATACcaattgatttgaatgaagTAACTATGGTTAAAAGTTCAAAATCACTGTCAAAACCTGATACAAAGCTTGACGATTTGGATAGAATTGATGTTTTGGATGAAATTGAACCCTCTACAACCATAACAGTAGTAAAAAGTATAAATTCCCTTTATGAAACGGAAGATCTAGAATCAGAGGAAGAGGACCCTGTACGATCATCAGAAGTTAATTCAGAATCAGAACGTTCTCCAGATGAAGGCTCTAACAATGAATATCCCTCAAAAGTTACTGTCCTTCATAAAGAAAAATCTGGATCGACTTTGGGAAAAAGATCTATCTCAAGGTAAGAGAATTATGAATTAAATGTCACCCAATTTTTGTCATTAACTTTCTAGTTTGAGACGAGCTTCTTTGAGTTCTGAAGTAATAGAAAGGCTGAAGAAAGAAATGAGGAAAGTATTGATGGAAAGATTAAATATGTTAGGAGTATCAAATGAATGGAAAGGTATCCCGGAGCAGACTTACTCAAGAGTTATGGATATTTTAAATCATCAAGCAAAATTGGTAGAAAAGGTATACATATTTCCAATAAAGTATAAATTGGTCTGAGTTTGAAAATCTTAATTGCAGTCAGTCCCTAACTACAAAAATATTCGTTCTGAGTTATTGATGAAAGCAGAACAGGAATTTTGCAGTAAAGGATCATTGAAGAGTGtcgaaaatcaaacaaaaatcaagaaaaccAAGGTCAAAGGAACTTTCTCTCCCAGAAGTTGGAGCAATAAAAATGGTTCTTTTAGGCAAGTTTCTGAATAcgtttttcttattttaaaccATATGCTTTTTCCCTACATTGAAAATTTGGTGCATTTAACACGACATTTAATTCTAACCTAAAACAGAGTGCTAAGAATGTAATGAATCCAAGGAATCTttgcaatgaaaataatgatacaTCAAAATTATCTtgacaaataataaaaatgaacgtTTTCGTACATGACACCATGTTGAGTAAAATTGTATTTTGGCGGCCTTTTTGGATTTTAATGTTTTGATTGctgtttttttgagaaatattcatGAGAATTGAAAGTATCCTCTTTTTATGTGCTCAATAAACTTCATCAATGACAATTAGACGATACTATTTGTTTTTACAGAATAAGGAAACATCAATCTGCGCCACAAGTAGAAATAAGAAACCGAAAAATGTATGAATCTGACAGCAGCAGCGaggaagaaaataagaaaaaaaatctgaaaaaaacagCCTCCACGATAGTTCAATATTCTGCAGTGATTGAGGAATTGAGACAAACACAAAGATCGGAAGAGAATCTCCTTGATCATAAGAGCAAAACGAATATTTCTTTACCTGATAATAATCTTGATTTACAAATGAAAGGAGTTTTGAAAAACTTTCCAACTGCAGGTCCTGTACCGAAAAAAAGGGTgttatttgatttgaaaagCCAGGATTCGGAAATTCAAAAACCTATTACAAGAGATGTTGGTGGAGGAAGTACCACAAGTGTTGCAAGTTCTGTATTGGATTTGTCGGATGAAAGTTCACCAATAATAGAAGATGAGAAAAAACCTGAAACAGTACTTGATATCAAAGATTTTTCAGATAGTGATTTCAGCATTCTTAATAGTgggaaaatcattcaaaaatgaaaaaaaaagaaatagataTATTTAAAAGAAAACAATCAATGAAGAAAAGTTAGTGATAATGAATTGTTATTGTTGAATGTTTTGTATTGATTACATTGTTAAAATTCTATAAATGCAGTTGTGTAATATAAATTTGATTAGCAGTTGTTCTGGAATCTTCAAGTTGTTAAATGGAACCTACTTCTTAAATTCCTTATGTTTATGAACATATGGTTAACAAGTTTTAGGTATAGTGAGCAGAAATGGAATAAACTCAAAAAAAGACAGAAAATTCACTTAGAGCTTTTATTTTATGCATGTTactttaattctttacaaaacgCTACAAttaatactttttcaaaaatagaattgtacttatttggaaaaaaagttTACACCCTAAGTAGGGACCGGACAAACCCAAAATGCTTTGTACTTCTCTCTTTTCAAATCCCACATGgctaatttttatataattatataaaaattagcCATGTGGCTAAAGGTAATTACCTTTAGCGTTTCACGATGAAGTTCATTAGttcaataaaaaatactaaTACACGTTTTTAGAACTTTTATTTGCTATCTTGCAATGAATATTATCTGTGAGACTCCCTCGTTTCTAAATTAGTAAACTGATTCTCTAAATAATCACGTAACATGTATGTGAAGCTTTAGACAGA includes:
- the LOC123677857 gene encoding zinc finger protein DZIP1 isoform X1 encodes the protein MRSVIKLFQMWLNNYEWHLDYIRLAKDSSFSFERTKFPLDKNKICLLDVDKVIEEKDVAIIEQLLPSLVQYNIDTNEHIGIIDQNFLKMFRMSQLAVEYLLFCKKYLDHSVILIKEEIKDIKMENEELRIFNNELKKHTDTLLAKLKKRELATTFKCNKCLKAFSTEEYLTAHIDRRHTNKNNESFELGIETEIKEIKEKLNNTEKLIKNEELNPKLEDTLNKNYSKVSELLLKFESLRSQVENDFKMLHNQKDFEEKYLKVFQSALENVKTQINNELSLQSSPYRFHDKRNSITQTDLDEINTSEKIVQADEISETMERTGKTQLYEQKFEKLEVQMKSACENISNTMGSSLKNIEIQMQALWDKLQGLESKKLTQDLPDVNETKDSQVEKELRKPTPKLRKRPSRSISNKSSEQMLMPKEIKSERPSSDTRHNILDDIEDKEIPIDLNEVTMVKSSKSLSKPDTKLDDLDRIDVLDEIEPSTTITVVKSINSLYETEDLESEEEDPVRSSEVNSESERSPDEGSNNEYPSKVTVLHKEKSGSTLGKRSISSLRRASLSSEVIERLKKEMRKVLMERLNMLGVSNEWKGIPEQTYSRVMDILNHQAKLVEKSVPNYKNIRSELLMKAEQEFCSKGSLKSVENQTKIKKTKVKGTFSPRSWSNKNGSFRIRKHQSAPQVEIRNRKMYESDSSSEEENKKKNLKKTASTIVQYSAVIEELRQTQRSEENLLDHKSKTNISLPDNNLDLQMKGVLKNFPTAGPVPKKRVLFDLKSQDSEIQKPITRDVGGGSTTSVASSVLDLSDESSPIIEDEKKPETVLDIKDFSDSDFSILNSGKIIQK
- the LOC123677857 gene encoding zinc finger protein DZIP1 isoform X2; its protein translation is MWLNNYEWHLDYIRLAKDSSFSFERTKFPLDKNKICLLDVDKVIEEKDVAIIEQLLPSLVQYNIDTNEHIGIIDQNFLKMFRMSQLAVEYLLFCKKYLDHSVILIKEEIKDIKMENEELRIFNNELKKHTDTLLAKLKKRELATTFKCNKCLKAFSTEEYLTAHIDRRHTNKNNESFELGIETEIKEIKEKLNNTEKLIKNEELNPKLEDTLNKNYSKVSELLLKFESLRSQVENDFKMLHNQKDFEEKYLKVFQSALENVKTQINNELSLQSSPYRFHDKRNSITQTDLDEINTSEKIVQADEISETMERTGKTQLYEQKFEKLEVQMKSACENISNTMGSSLKNIEIQMQALWDKLQGLESKKLTQDLPDVNETKDSQVEKELRKPTPKLRKRPSRSISNKSSEQMLMPKEIKSERPSSDTRHNILDDIEDKEIPIDLNEVTMVKSSKSLSKPDTKLDDLDRIDVLDEIEPSTTITVVKSINSLYETEDLESEEEDPVRSSEVNSESERSPDEGSNNEYPSKVTVLHKEKSGSTLGKRSISSLRRASLSSEVIERLKKEMRKVLMERLNMLGVSNEWKGIPEQTYSRVMDILNHQAKLVEKSVPNYKNIRSELLMKAEQEFCSKGSLKSVENQTKIKKTKVKGTFSPRSWSNKNGSFRIRKHQSAPQVEIRNRKMYESDSSSEEENKKKNLKKTASTIVQYSAVIEELRQTQRSEENLLDHKSKTNISLPDNNLDLQMKGVLKNFPTAGPVPKKRVLFDLKSQDSEIQKPITRDVGGGSTTSVASSVLDLSDESSPIIEDEKKPETVLDIKDFSDSDFSILNSGKIIQK
- the LOC123677857 gene encoding zinc finger protein DZIP1 isoform X3 codes for the protein MRSVIKLFQMWLNNYEWHLDYIRLAKDSSFSFERTKFPLDKNKICLLDVDKVIEEKDVAIIEQLLPSLVQYNIDTNEHIGIIDQNFLKMFRMSQLAVEYLLFCKKYLDHSVILIKEEIKDIKMENEELRIFNNELKKHTDTLLAKLKKRELATTFKCNKCLKAFSTEEYLTAHIDRRHTNKNNESFELGIETEIKEIKEKLNNTEKLIKNEELNPKLEDTLNKNYSKMGSSLKNIEIQMQALWDKLQGLESKKLTQDLPDVNETKDSQVEKELRKPTPKLRKRPSRSISNKSSEQMLMPKEIKSERPSSDTRHNILDDIEDKEIPIDLNEVTMVKSSKSLSKPDTKLDDLDRIDVLDEIEPSTTITVVKSINSLYETEDLESEEEDPVRSSEVNSESERSPDEGSNNEYPSKVTVLHKEKSGSTLGKRSISSLRRASLSSEVIERLKKEMRKVLMERLNMLGVSNEWKGIPEQTYSRVMDILNHQAKLVEKSVPNYKNIRSELLMKAEQEFCSKGSLKSVENQTKIKKTKVKGTFSPRSWSNKNGSFRIRKHQSAPQVEIRNRKMYESDSSSEEENKKKNLKKTASTIVQYSAVIEELRQTQRSEENLLDHKSKTNISLPDNNLDLQMKGVLKNFPTAGPVPKKRVLFDLKSQDSEIQKPITRDVGGGSTTSVASSVLDLSDESSPIIEDEKKPETVLDIKDFSDSDFSILNSGKIIQK